DNA sequence from the Calditrichota bacterium genome:
CTGAAACACCAGACACTAAAGCACCGAACACTAAAACAGCGGACACTGAGCGTAGTCGAAGTGTCCGGATTTTGAAATGGTAATCGTCTAATTCCCCTGAGCTCGTTTTGCGGCTTCGCGCTCGCGGAGCTTTTTCCGTAAAACTTTTTGGATTGGATTCTTGGGCAAATCCTCCACAAATTCCACAATTCGTGGATACTTGTAGGCTGCCATGTGCTCCTTTCCAAATTGAATTATTTCCTTTTCCGAAACCTTCCCCTTAAAATCTTCGTGCAAAACCACAAACGCTTTCACTGTTTCGCCCCGGTACTCATCCGGTACGCCAATGACCGCCGCCTCCTGAACCGCCGGATGCCGAAGCAGTACCGCTTCCACTTCACTGGGTGAAATATTGTACGCAGAGGCGATAATCAAATCCTTCTGGCGATCTACAAAATAAATGAACCCGTCTTCGTCCATGGTACCAACATCCCCGGTGTGCAACCAGCCATCAACAAAGGTTTTCTCCGTTTCCTCCGGTTTGTTCCAGTAGCCTTTGGCAACCTGCTGTCCCCGGAAGAGGATTTCGCCCTGCTCCCCAATGGGCACTGTTTCTCCCTTCTCGTTCACAATTTTTGCTTCCGCACCGAGCGGCACCCCCAATGCTTTGTCATTGAATTTGTTTGGCATACACACAATAGCACCGGCGGTGGTTTCCGTCAGTCCGTAGCCATTCAAAAGGTGAAGACCGGTTTTGGCTTTCCATTTTTCCTGAAGCGGGATGGGTACCGGGGCACCCGAAGCCCCGCAGACCTTCAGGGCGGAAAGATCGTATTTGTCAAATTTCGGCTGATTTAAAAAAGCGGTGTACACCGGGGGCGGTGCAAAAAAGAGCGTGACCCGGTGTTTGTGCAAGAGCTTCAGGTAGCGGTGGGCGTCAAAACGGGGTTCCAAAAGCGTGATGCCGCCCGTGTAAAACATGCAGAGTGTTGCCAAAAGATAGCCTCCGATATGAAACATCGGAAAAAGTACAAGATTCACGTCCGATTCATTCAAACCGAAATTTTTGGATTGATTGGCGGCATTGAACACAAAATTCCGGTTGGTCAACATAACTCCTTTGCTTTTGCCTGTGGTGCCCGCCGTGTAGAGAATCATGGCTGTGTCGTCAAATCCGGGTGCCGGATTTGGAAAGTCGGAAGGAGAGTCTTCAAAAATGGACAAAAAGGGAAGGGTTTGGGTATTGTACGTCACAGAGACATGCGAACCGTCAAGACGGGATTTTAAACGGTAAAGAAAATTAATCGGAAAAGGAAGATAGTCATCGATGGTGGTCACTAAAATTGTCTCAATGGCTGTGTCGGGTTTCACCGGAAGAAAGTTGGGTAGAAATAAATCCAACGTAATGAGGTGCTTAGCCCCTGAATCGGCCAGAACGTAGCTCAGTTCCTCCTCTTTATACATTACATTGATGGGCACATAGATAGCGCCTAAAAGATTGGCCGCCAAAAAGGCAATGATCTGCTGAGGGCTGTTCGGAAGAAGAGAAGCAATACGGTCGCCCGGCTGAATACCAAGAGAAATCAGACCATTCGCAAAGCGACGGACAGCATCGTTTAATTGACGGAAACTGAGTTTTTTCCCGATAAAGATGAGAGCGGGTTTGTCTGGATACCGACTGGCGGTTTGGGCAAACATTTCGTAAACGGACATGGGTGTGACATCCGGTGTGGGCTCAATTCCCCAAGATGAATCGTAAGTAATAGCAGAGGTGGCCATTTTTGCCATAATTATCTCCTATTTTTGGATTGCCCCATTTTTCCCGGAAATAGATTTATTTTAAAGGAAGAAAGAGTCAAAGAGAAGATTCTTTTGTAAAATAAAAAATTGGTTGTGAAAATCAAGGGAAAAAAATTTATGCGTGAGTCTATTCCCAATCGTTCTGTAGACTCATAATGACGCAGGAGTTAGGGGTAGCTTGAAAAGCAACTGGATAACACAGTAAGATTTTCTTCAAAGATTTCAATTAATGGGTTCATTCCAAAAAGCGCGAATTACACAAATTACGCTAATTTAATTTCAATAAAATCAATTCGTAAAAATTCGTGAAATTAGTGGGCAAAGGCTTTTTAGAGCGGGCTCATTAATCAAACATCCTTTTTGGGCATTTTACTCATTTTCAACACCAGATAGCCCAAAAGCCCGGAAAGGAATGATCCAACAAGTATGGCCAGTTTGTCCGTGTAGTGGAATATCTGGTCGCTTTCAAACGCCAGCGTGCTGATAAACAGACTCATGGTAAAACCAATACCCGTTAAGACCGATACCCCATAAAACTGCATCCAATGACTGCCCTCCGGAAGTTTAGCCAGTTTAAATTTAATCGCAAGTCCGCTAAAACCGAACACACCCAGTTGTTTTCCAATAAACAATCCGAGAATAATTCCCAGAGGGACAGAACCCGACATCTGGCCAAGAGAAATTTGCCGAACATCCACCCCGGCATTCACAAAAGCGAACAGCGGCAAAATCAGAAACGCCACCCAGAAATGAAGATTGTGTTCGATATCCTTTACGAGCGAAACGGGTTGATTATTTTCATCTTTTGCATTCAACGGAATCGTAAATGCCAGAGCCACACCAGCCAGCGTGGCATGAACCCCGGACTTCAAAACGCTCACCCACAAAACCAGGCCGACAATAAAATAGGCTGCCTTTTTTGCAACACCCAACACATTAAGAGTGATTAAAACGGCCAGGGCAAGCGCTGCAACAGAAATGGATATCACAGACAGATTGGCCGTGTAAAACAGCGCGATAATCACAATTGCCCCCAAATCATCAATAATGGCCAATGCCATTAAAAATATCTTGAGGGAAATCGGAACCCGCTTCCCCAGAAGGGAAAGAATCCCCAAAGCAAAAGCAATATCCGTTGCCGTGGGGATGGCCCACCCATTAGCAGCAATAGGATTGCTTCGGTTAAATAGCAAATAAATCGCTGCCGGGACAGCCATGCCTCCAAGAGCAGCAATTCCGGGAAGAGCAGCCTGTCTTATGGACGATAAATGGCCTTCCAGCACTTCCCTTTTAACTTCCAACCCGATCAGTAAAAAGAAAATGGCCATCAGACCGTCATTGACCCAATGGTAGAGCGATTTGTCCAGGTGCAATGCACCCACGCGCACTTCGACGGGAATGTGTAAAAAGGATTTGTAAATTGAGGATAGCGGCGTATTACTGAAGACCAAGGCCAAAACAGTGGCAGCCATCAATAATATTCCGCTGGATGATTCTTTTTTTATGAAATCTTCGACTATTTTCATCGCGCATCCGGTTTCCGTTGATGCATGACAATAGGTGGCGAGAAAACGCCCCATGCCTTAATATGTTTAAATTTCACGGGTTCATTGGACGAAATACTTTTTGACCATGTGTTTAACCAGGGCGTGGTACGGCAGCCAGGCTTCCCACACATCCCTTGCCCATTCTTCGACCAATTGGCGGTGTTCGGCTAAATTTTTCGCCTTTGCAACGTCAAGTACTGTAATTGACCCATTGGGAATGGGTGGTTCCAACCATACAAACCTGTTTGCGCGTTTACAGATTATTTCAATCGCTGTGGCCACATCCGGCACGCTCATCTCCTTTTTAAAAAGAAGATGCAATCCTATCAGATGTAGATTAATGGACCGAATGGCGTCTGGTTTTGGTTTCCCAGGATGTTGAACCGAATAGGTATCAACGATAAGGTGTTGTGTCAAATCCGAATATTCCAATTTGCCATATCCTTTCAACAGCACCTTTTTATAAACCTCCCAGCATCCTGCAGTTGCTCCGATGTATTCGTGTGGTTTTCCGGGAATATCTTCGACCAAAGCACCACATCCATAGCATTTAATGAGATTATTCACTGTTAGCTCATTTTCTGGGTTCCGGGATCCAGAACAAACGGCCATTTAATGGACGTTCAACTGTTTCCCTTTATGTTCCCCTTTGCGTTTCTCCAGCGACCCTTTCATTCTATTGCAAGAGCCACTGACAAATGCAGCACCCGCTTTCGGTGTGTTTTTAGATGCAGAATAGGAGGGTTTTATCTTAAAGTTATCAATAATACGATAAAAATCAAGTTTTTTCTTGTTCCGACCCAAATTCCATCCGCTTTGAAGCAGAATTGATCACCGGTACACCAAACAAAATCCCCTCAAAATCCAACAATAAAACTCTGTAAATATTTCATCACCAGGGATGTTATCAGGGATCACCGAGCGGCCTCGAAGCACTGAGCTGATGATATGCAATTGTCGGATCTGTCTGTCAGGAGCGTCGACCAGCATCTTCCCCATGCCAATAGTGTGTTCGATCGCTTCCATGTGAAGAAGCATTTCGACAGGTTCTGAACAGTCCCGAGCGTTCGCCGCGGCCTCCAAAATCGTGGATTTTGCCACAAACCGTATAACAGAGGACCAGAGGAAATATATTGAATCCAATGGACTCAAAACACCAAGGTCTGTTACTTTAACAAAATCATTTTGCGGCTTTTTTCAAAAGGACCGGCTTTTAGTTGGTATATGTAAACTCCGTTTGCACAAGACAGGGCATTCCATTCGATCGAATAATCCCCTGCCGGTTGCTCTCCCGAAACCAACGTCGTTACCTTCTGTCCCAGCATGTCGAAAATGCTCAAGTCAACCGCCAAATTCTTTGAAAGCTGGTAATTGATTCGTGTTGTCCCGTTAAAGGGGTTCGGATAATTCTGGTTCAGCTTAAAATCAATGCGAAAATTTTCAAAAAACTCTTCCATTATAGTAAAAATATCGCTGACCGGATAATACGGCCTGGGGATGACACCTTCGTCACTCAAAAGTTTCCACAGACGGGGGTCCTTTAATAGGGCATCGATTTGGGTGGAATCGCCATTGAGATATGCTCCTTTGGAAATAAGGCGCACCCCATGCGAGTAATCCGCATACCGCGCAATATGTCCGTTATAGACGGGTTGAATCGGGTGGTTCTCGCTCAAATGCCAGCCATAAATAACCACGCGGGGGTAATTCCGGTCCGGGCTGTAGATTTTATTTGAGATAATAATATCCTTTTTGTGTCCGGCAATCATAGCGTCACCGGAGCGATCAAACCCCAGCTGGGCAATTTGCTGCCGGATTGAATCGGTGTGCTGCAAAAAGACCGGCACGGTCGTCATTTTATCAGAAGGGGGTATCGGTTGGGGCCTGAGTTTGATTTCTGCCTTGCGGTAGATGATATCCACCATTTTTTTTGTGGGAAGTGTGCAATGCAACCGATTGGCCAGATATTGTGCGGTTGATGGCGTCATGGGCATGTACAAATAATTCTGATCGGATCCAATGGCCATATAGTCACACGCAACAAAAAACGTCACGGTGTAGCGCCTGGCATTAATTGTTTGGGTAACCGACACCGCCCTGAGTTTCCGTGAAAAAGAAGGCACATTTCCGCTCAAAATCTCCCTGACAACGGCCTTTTCTCTGTCATCCAAACTGAGGCCCGCGACCCGCCGGGCAAACGCCTCTCCACTCACGGCATTTTCCGGCCGCTCGGGAAGATTCAAATAGTGCAAGGAGTCACTGACTTCTGTTTTGAGCCCGGAATTGCCGGCCCAAACGGGCGATGCGGGTTGTCCCACAATCACTTGCATCAGGATGAGAATCAGACCGAGAGTTTTTATTAATTTTGGCATTGGTTTCTTCAAATTAATAAAATTTGTCCTATTTGAGTTTTTGTGTGCATTGCTATTATTGTATGTTAGAAACCTAATGAAAATTTCAATTTGATTTTTGCCCTGTTATTGGGAGAAGAGTAAAAGTCCCAAGCAATGTGTACTCGAAATGTAAAGAACCCCCGGTAAAATAGCAAGCATAAAATACAAGAATCGATCTTCCAGTCTCCTTTTTGTTCGTTTCCCTCTCGATTCCTGTTTATCCCCGGCCCAAAAATAAAAAGGCTGCTTTTCAAGCCTTTTATAGCCATCAAACCAGCCCGTTTTAGGAAGACTCTTCAATATTCATCAAAATCCAACCCCATCAAAATCCAACAAAAAGCCCCTGTAAATAATGCATTTACAGGGGCTTTTTCTGGAGCCACCGAGCGGGCTCGAACCGCTGACCTGCTGATTACGAATCAGCTGCTCTTCCAGCTGAGCTACGGTGGCAAATAACAAATTTTGGTTTAAAAATATACGAAAATCAAATCCCTATTTCAAGAAAAATATTTTTACATCCTAATAATTTTTCTGAATCGTTACATCACTTATTTTTTCGGCAAACTGAACGAGTGCTCCGTGATCCAATTCGGCCTTTCCATCCGCAATCAATGCAGAGATCATCTGCTGGACAATCGCCGTCAGGGGCAGGGGAACATCAATCTGGCGGGCCGTTTCCAGCACATTTTTCAGATCCTTCTGATGCAGCTTTAATTTAAATCCCGGATCAAATTGACGATTCATCACCTTTGGAGCCTTTGAATCCAGAACGTGACTTCCGGCCAATCCGTTTCGAATGGCGTCGTAGAGGGTTTCCGGATCGAGACCCGCCTTCTGCGCCAAAACAAACGCTTCCCCCATGGCCGCAATGTTCAGGGCGACGATAATCTGATTGGCCAATTTCGCATAATTCCCGGCGCCAATGTCCCCAACCCGCTTCACAGATTGTCCCATGGTTTGAAGAATGGGTTTCATCTTCTCAAACGAGGCTTCTGAGCCGCCCACCATTATGGCCAGCGTTCCGGCTATGGCCCCGGCTTCACCGCCGCTCACGGGCGCATCCAAAAAGTCAATGGACTTGAGGCGCAGAAGACGGCCAATCTCCTGGCTGACAACGGGCGAGATTGAACTCATATCGATTACCGTTGAATGCGCGCGTGCCGCTTCGGCAACTCCATTTTGACCCAGAATCACCTCTTTTACATCAGCGGAATCCGGAAGCATGGTCAGAATGACGTCGGCCCGGCGTGCACAATCAGAAATGGATTCAGCAGCAGCCGCCCCTTTCTCCACCAACGGCGCCATTTTTTCGCGCGTGCGGTTAAAAACAATCAACGGATATCCGGCGTCAAGCAAATTGGCGGCCATGGGCTTTCCCATAATCCCCAATCCGATAAAACAAATGGTTGGTTTTTCCATACACCCTCCTGTTATCTATTGATAAAAAAACCCTGATCTGAAACCAAATCAGGGCCTTTGAATCAACCGATTCAACTAAAATGGGGTCAACCAGCGCCGCCAATTGGTATCCTGCAATTCATTTCGGGCCGTAGAGTGCACCAACTGATAATCGCCAAAACCCCGGATATCCACAAAATAAAAATCAACTCCCCCTTGAATGTGATAATAGTGCCAAATTTCGTATGCCCTTGATTCGCTGCTGTTGGGGAAGCGTTCGATCTCATCGGGTTTGCCGTACTCCAAATAGATCCGCCCGCGGTCACTTCGCCAGCCGGGTTTCCCGGATCCAAAATGTGAATTCACGTACGCCAGTCGCTGCAAATAATCCTGCCGAAACTCATTCTTAACCGTGGTTGGATCCTGATCCCGCCGGATCCAGAATTTTTTCATAAATTCGCGTTTTCCGGGCAAATCCAGGCTTTTGTAGATTTTCTTCTCCTGGTTGGTGGCCATGTAACTGGCCCCATCAAATTCTGCATCCAGTTGTTTGGCCGTCATTTCGTCGTAAACCTGATATTCCGGGCTGTTTATGATTCGCGAGAGCAACGAGATTTTTGATCGTTCCTTTTTCTCCTGCTTTGCAAAATCGGAGCTTCGATACACATAAAATTTTTTCATCGAATAGGATTTTTGACCGGTTCCCAGATCCGATGCAATTACCTTAAAGAAGTACGATCCGGACGGCAGCGTAATGATATTGACGCCGCCCACTTCAACAGCGGACGAACCCGGTTTTTTCCGAACAATGGGATCATATTCCCGGACAATCTTCCCGTCGCGATCCAAAACCTGATACTTTACCTGATAACTGTCGGGTTTTGCTTCTTTTTTTATGTTGTATATTTCAGAATAAAAATAAAGAACCGGGGCTCCTTGTCCGTACAAGCCGCCGGGATTTGGAATGACCTGATACCCGTTTTTGGTGTACATGTTGGGCTTGTCATTTTTTTGAATCAGCGATGCAAATTCAATATCGCTTACATCCATTGAATCGGCAACAAAGGGATGGATTTGAGCCGGCATTTCAATGGTTCCAAAACGGTCGTTATTCAGATCACGGACCGTGACCTTTAAATTGTACGTTCCCGGTCGAATGTACACCCGGGACACATCCGGAAGTCGTTGTGTTTTTGACACCTGGGCCAAACTATCTGCATAGGTCACCTTTTTAACGGCATCCCGGAACAGCACAGAATCTCCCTTCATTACATCAATCTCAATTCTAAAATTGGCGCGGTAATGGTGGGTGCTGTCCTTCACAAATTTCAACTGACTGCGATAAATAGCGGAATAAATCTCCAGATAATCGAATCCGTTGGACGCCCGAAAGGCGGCATAATTTAATTCAAAGGGTAGTTTGGTTTGATTAAATGTTTGGGCCCGAAGACCTGAAATCCCAAAGATAAAAAGAACGCTCGTTGCTATGAAAAACAATAGCCTTTTCATAAAATCCTCTCTTTTAAAAAACCCATTTTGCTTTTGTCTCTACTTGTAATTTTTCAAATAGTTTTACGTTAGAAATGAAAAAAGTTTCCCTAACTCTCCGATTTTACGAACTGATTTCAGCCGACGTCTCTTCTTTTTCAAACCGCACCGACACCAGTTTTGAAATGCCCTCTTCGGCCATGGTAACCCCGTAAATATTGTCAGACGCCTCCATTGTAACCTTGTTGTGCGTGACCAGAATAAACTGCACCGTATCGGAGAAATCGCGTACCACTTTTAGAAAACGGTGGAGACTGACATCATCCAGCGGGGCATCGACTTCGTCCAGTACGCAAAAGGGGCTGGGCTTCACCTGATAAATTGAGAATAATAATGTAATTGCAGTCAGGGCTTTCTCCCCCGCAGACAGCAGGTCCATCGAGCTGATTGCTTTTCCCCGAGGACGTACTTTAATTGAAATGTCCGCCTCCAACGGGTCATCCGGGTTAAACTTAATGTGAATGTCCCCTTCCCCCCCGTCGAAAAAGGACTGAATATTTTTGCGGAAATTCTCTCTGATTTTCTGGAAGACATCGTAAAATTTATCGTGGGCCGTTTTATTAATCACTGAAATCGTTTCCAGGAGCGTGTTCTTTGCTTCCAGAAGATCATCCCGCTGCTTTTCCAGAAATTCCATCCGCTTCGATTCTTTTTCATATTCTTCCAACGACAGCAGGTTGACCGGTCCGAAATTCTGGAGCCGCTTGCGCAGCAGTTCCAACCGCTCTGCAATTTCCTGAAACTCGGTTGGCGTCTTGGGCTCGGCAGGAACCACCTCGATTGCATATTTTTCGTTCATATTGTGCTTAATATTATCTGCCCGAAGTTCCAGCTCCGATAGCTTTAATTTCAGATTTCTCAGCATGTCCGAGGAACTCTCCCCTGCCTCCCGCGCCTGTTTGACTTCATTCTCCTTCGTTTTCAACTGCGTGCGCAGGTTTTCCAGATCAGACTGAAGCCTGTTTTTATCCTTAACCAACGCATCCCGGCGGGAATACAATTCGGCCAGAGCCGTGTGGGCCTTTTCAATCACACCCTCCAGATACTCAATGTCCGTTTCAGCCTCGCCGATTTCCCGATCGCGTGTAGCCAGCGTTTTGGTCAGTTCCCGAACCGTTCGCTCCATTCGTTCGATTTCAGACTGAATATTCTTTTTCTCGGCGGTTGTGCGAACCAAATTCAAATTCAATTCGTGAGCCACCTCCGCCAATTGATTGCGCTCTTCCTCCAATTCCTGTACCTTGTCCAGTAAACGCTGCGACTCTTTCTCAAACTGCTCTTTCCGTTTCGAAAGCTGCTCAATGGCCGGCATGAGCCGATTGATTTTTTCGTGAGCCTCCTGAATCGCGTTCCCGGTGCGTTCAATTTCCTGAGAGACGTTTTGAATAAGGTCGACTGTTTTCTGATAGGTTTCCCGATCCCTTGCCAGCTGAACCTGCTGGTGAAAATTCTGCTCTTCGTAGCGCTTCAACGCACGCTTCCGGGATTCGAATTGTTTCCGAAGGGATTCAAGTTTTTCCTGCTCACGCTTGACCTTTTCCGTCAGTTTTTCCTGCTCCGACTCCAGGGATTTAATTTCGGCCGATAATCTTTTCAGTTCGCTTTTGCGGCCCACACCTGCTACACGCTTCCCGCGCGCATACCAGGGAGTCCGCAACAGTCCCTGACTGGAGATGAGGTCACCCGCCGTCGTTACCACGCTTACCCCGTGTTCCCGGTGGATCCTTTTTTGAGTTTCCTCATCCGATACAATCAGATAATCCCCCAAGAGCCAATCGATCAAAGGCTTAAATTTTTTCCCCACGCGCACCACCTCATTTGCCCCTGTATTTCCGCTCCCGACACATCCGGACGGCCGCTCTTTTGGGGAGATTCCTTCAGCCACTCGAGAACCACAAATGTAACCTGACCCAATTTTTGCTTTTGCAAACGTTCAATAGCGGCATAAGCAGTTTCCGCCTTTTCCACCACTAAAAATGACGCCATTCCGGAGAGAATCGCCTCGATGGCACTCCGATAGGCTTCCGGAACATCCATCAAATCTCCCAACGGTCCCAATAGTCCGGGAAATTCCGACTGGTGTTCCAACAGAAACTTCACCCCCTCCGGAAACCCCTCATTCGCTTCAATCACGTGTTGAAGAAAATTCTTCTGCTGGTATTTTCCCTCCAGTTGGCTCTTCACTTTCAGTGCTTCTTCTTGCAGCTGCCGGTAGCTCATCTCTTTTTCGTGTACAGAATCTTCTGTTTTTTGAAGCTCTTTGGTGAGCCGGGCAACGTCGTGACTGGCCGTCGAATCGGCCTGCGTTTGTTGGGCCAGCGATTTTTTCAATCGTTCTTCTTCTTCGCGGGCCGCAGCCAGTTCCTTCTGAAGCTGCTCCTGTTTCCCCTGAAGGTGAAGAATTTGGGCCTCATACCGGCTTCGTTCCTTCTCGTTCTTATCCAGTTCTTTCAGCAGATCGACCAATTTCTTCCGGTAGTCATTGGCTTCCAACCGGCGTCTGTTCAGGATCTTTTCGAAGCCTTCCAGCTCTTCCTGTTTCAGACGGAGTTTTAATTTGTACCCGTCACTGATTTCCTCTATTTCAATTAGTTTCGGACGACTTTCTTCCAGCCTCTTGATCAGAATTTGCTGTCTTTTACGAAGCTGGTCCTCTTCCGTCCGGTAGCGCGTAATCTTCTCCTTCAGTGCCCGAATCCGCTCCTTTGAAACAGCCAGTTCATTCTCTTTTTGATGGACCTCCTGAGTCACACGATCCAAATCCGATTGCACCTTTGAAAGATGATCCTCTAAAGACAGAACATCTGCGCGCATGTGTTCCAGATAGGCTTCTTCCTTACTCAGCATGGAGCGATTGGTTTGAAAGGCCTGTTGACGCTGGGCCAATTGAGATTTCAAGGGTCGTAATTCCCGAAAGATTTTCCCAATCTCCAAAGAAGCATGACGAATGTCCAATTGCTCAATTTCTTCCGACAGCTTCTGGTACCGCTCTGCCT
Encoded proteins:
- the garR gene encoding 2-hydroxy-3-oxopropionate reductase — encoded protein: MEKPTICFIGLGIMGKPMAANLLDAGYPLIVFNRTREKMAPLVEKGAAAAESISDCARRADVILTMLPDSADVKEVILGQNGVAEAARAHSTVIDMSSISPVVSQEIGRLLRLKSIDFLDAPVSGGEAGAIAGTLAIMVGGSEASFEKMKPILQTMGQSVKRVGDIGAGNYAKLANQIIVALNIAAMGEAFVLAQKAGLDPETLYDAIRNGLAGSHVLDSKAPKVMNRQFDPGFKLKLHQKDLKNVLETARQIDVPLPLTAIVQQMISALIADGKAELDHGALVQFAEKISDVTIQKNY
- a CDS encoding T9SS type A sorting domain-containing protein — encoded protein: MPKLIKTLGLILILMQVIVGQPASPVWAGNSGLKTEVSDSLHYLNLPERPENAVSGEAFARRVAGLSLDDREKAVVREILSGNVPSFSRKLRAVSVTQTINARRYTVTFFVACDYMAIGSDQNYLYMPMTPSTAQYLANRLHCTLPTKKMVDIIYRKAEIKLRPQPIPPSDKMTTVPVFLQHTDSIRQQIAQLGFDRSGDAMIAGHKKDIIISNKIYSPDRNYPRVVIYGWHLSENHPIQPVYNGHIARYADYSHGVRLISKGAYLNGDSTQIDALLKDPRLWKLLSDEGVIPRPYYPVSDIFTIMEEFFENFRIDFKLNQNYPNPFNGTTRINYQLSKNLAVDLSIFDMLGQKVTTLVSGEQPAGDYSIEWNALSCANGVYIYQLKAGPFEKSRKMILLK
- a CDS encoding long-chain fatty acid--CoA ligase translates to MAKMATSAITYDSSWGIEPTPDVTPMSVYEMFAQTASRYPDKPALIFIGKKLSFRQLNDAVRRFANGLISLGIQPGDRIASLLPNSPQQIIAFLAANLLGAIYVPINVMYKEEELSYVLADSGAKHLITLDLFLPNFLPVKPDTAIETILVTTIDDYLPFPINFLYRLKSRLDGSHVSVTYNTQTLPFLSIFEDSPSDFPNPAPGFDDTAMILYTAGTTGKSKGVMLTNRNFVFNAANQSKNFGLNESDVNLVLFPMFHIGGYLLATLCMFYTGGITLLEPRFDAHRYLKLLHKHRVTLFFAPPPVYTAFLNQPKFDKYDLSALKVCGASGAPVPIPLQEKWKAKTGLHLLNGYGLTETTAGAIVCMPNKFNDKALGVPLGAEAKIVNEKGETVPIGEQGEILFRGQQVAKGYWNKPEETEKTFVDGWLHTGDVGTMDEDGFIYFVDRQKDLIIASAYNISPSEVEAVLLRHPAVQEAAVIGVPDEYRGETVKAFVVLHEDFKGKVSEKEIIQFGKEHMAAYKYPRIVEFVEDLPKNPIQKVLRKKLREREAAKRAQGN
- a CDS encoding GWxTD domain-containing protein, which gives rise to MKRLLFFIATSVLFIFGISGLRAQTFNQTKLPFELNYAAFRASNGFDYLEIYSAIYRSQLKFVKDSTHHYRANFRIEIDVMKGDSVLFRDAVKKVTYADSLAQVSKTQRLPDVSRVYIRPGTYNLKVTVRDLNNDRFGTIEMPAQIHPFVADSMDVSDIEFASLIQKNDKPNMYTKNGYQVIPNPGGLYGQGAPVLYFYSEIYNIKKEAKPDSYQVKYQVLDRDGKIVREYDPIVRKKPGSSAVEVGGVNIITLPSGSYFFKVIASDLGTGQKSYSMKKFYVYRSSDFAKQEKKERSKISLLSRIINSPEYQVYDEMTAKQLDAEFDGASYMATNQEKKIYKSLDLPGKREFMKKFWIRRDQDPTTVKNEFRQDYLQRLAYVNSHFGSGKPGWRSDRGRIYLEYGKPDEIERFPNSSESRAYEIWHYYHIQGGVDFYFVDIRGFGDYQLVHSTARNELQDTNWRRWLTPF
- a CDS encoding transposase, with product MQLSDLSVRSVDQHLPHANSVFDRFHVKKHFDRF
- the nhaA gene encoding Na+/H+ antiporter NhaA; translation: MKIVEDFIKKESSSGILLMAATVLALVFSNTPLSSIYKSFLHIPVEVRVGALHLDKSLYHWVNDGLMAIFFLLIGLEVKREVLEGHLSSIRQAALPGIAALGGMAVPAAIYLLFNRSNPIAANGWAIPTATDIAFALGILSLLGKRVPISLKIFLMALAIIDDLGAIVIIALFYTANLSVISISVAALALAVLITLNVLGVAKKAAYFIVGLVLWVSVLKSGVHATLAGVALAFTIPLNAKDENNQPVSLVKDIEHNLHFWVAFLILPLFAFVNAGVDVRQISLGQMSGSVPLGIILGLFIGKQLGVFGFSGLAIKFKLAKLPEGSHWMQFYGVSVLTGIGFTMSLFISTLAFESDQIFHYTDKLAILVGSFLSGLLGYLVLKMSKMPKKDV
- a CDS encoding AAA family ATPase, translating into MYLTRLELRGFKSFAKKTEIIFRDGLTCIVGPNGSGKTNIVDAIRWVLGEQRAGVLRSDKMDKVIFAGSSTEKPVGMAEVSMTIRNDRSVLPSEYTEVVVTRRLYRSGESEYLLNKRPCRLKDITDLFLDTGLGPDSYSVIELKMVESILSSKTEERLQLFEEAAGINKYKQRRAAALRKLNATQEDLNRVNDIISEVVRNVNSLKRQVNKAERYQKLSEEIEQLDIRHASLEIGKIFRELRPLKSQLAQRQQAFQTNRSMLSKEEAYLEHMRADVLSLEDHLSKVQSDLDRVTQEVHQKENELAVSKERIRALKEKITRYRTEEDQLRKRQQILIKRLEESRPKLIEIEEISDGYKLKLRLKQEELEGFEKILNRRRLEANDYRKKLVDLLKELDKNEKERSRYEAQILHLQGKQEQLQKELAAAREEEERLKKSLAQQTQADSTASHDVARLTKELQKTEDSVHEKEMSYRQLQEEALKVKSQLEGKYQQKNFLQHVIEANEGFPEGVKFLLEHQSEFPGLLGPLGDLMDVPEAYRSAIEAILSGMASFLVVEKAETAYAAIERLQKQKLGQVTFVVLEWLKESPQKSGRPDVSGAEIQGQMRWCAWGKNLSL